In the genome of Bacillus sp. S3, one region contains:
- the hisF gene encoding imidazole glycerol phosphate synthase subunit HisF: MTLTKRIIPCLDVKDGRVVKGIQFVQLRDAGDPVELARFYDEQGADELVFLDISASVEGRKTMIEVVKAVASELAIPFTVGGGINSLDDMKKILRAGADKVSLNTAAVLDPELIREGANYFGSQCIVVAIDAKYDPELGTWRVYTHGGRKPTEKTTVEWAMEAAELGAGEILLTSMDSDGEKNGFDLNLTQAVSEAVPIPVIASGGAGNAEHFEAAFIQGKADAALAASIFHYKETSVHEVKSYLREKGVSVR, encoded by the coding sequence ATGACACTAACCAAACGAATTATTCCCTGCCTTGATGTGAAGGACGGCAGGGTGGTAAAAGGCATTCAATTTGTCCAGCTGCGCGATGCCGGGGACCCTGTTGAACTTGCCCGTTTTTATGATGAGCAGGGAGCAGATGAGCTGGTGTTCCTCGACATCTCTGCATCGGTGGAGGGCAGAAAGACGATGATTGAAGTCGTTAAGGCTGTGGCCTCTGAACTTGCGATTCCCTTTACCGTTGGCGGCGGCATCAATTCATTAGATGATATGAAGAAAATTCTCCGGGCAGGTGCGGACAAGGTGTCATTGAATACGGCGGCGGTCTTGGACCCGGAATTAATCCGTGAAGGGGCCAATTACTTTGGTTCGCAGTGCATCGTTGTTGCCATTGACGCCAAATACGATCCCGAGCTTGGAACCTGGCGCGTTTATACTCACGGCGGTCGAAAACCAACAGAAAAAACCACAGTCGAGTGGGCGATGGAAGCTGCCGAACTTGGTGCAGGAGAAATTTTATTAACCAGCATGGACAGCGACGGCGAGAAAAATGGTTTCGACCTAAACCTTACACAAGCGGTTAGTGAAGCTGTTCCCATTCCGGTCATTGCATCTGGTGGTGCTGGGAACGCTGAACATTTTGAAGCGGCATTTATACAAGGAAAGGCAGATGCTGCACTAGCTGCCTCGATTTTTCATTATAAAGAAACCTCTGTCCATGAAGTCAAAAGCTATTTGCGGGAAAAAGGAGTGAGCGTACGATGA
- the hisA gene encoding 1-(5-phosphoribosyl)-5-[(5-phosphoribosylamino)methylideneamino]imidazole-4-carboxamide isomerase, with protein sequence MGFTIYPAIDMRGGNCVRLLQGDYNQETIYGDSPFDMAQSFAGAGSEWIHMVDLDGAKDGKRVNDRFVIEAAGKLKANIQIGGGIRSEKDILHYLENGVDRVIIGSIAVSNPEFAIEMIRKYGARIAVGIDAKNGYVATHGWLETSALKAVDLGKRFADAGAETFIFTDIATDGTLKGPNIAAVCDMAEVTGKNVIASGGVSSLADLKALAAEKGISGAIVGKALYENRFTLQEALEEGKR encoded by the coding sequence ATGGGCTTCACAATTTATCCGGCAATTGATATGCGCGGCGGCAATTGCGTCCGCCTCCTTCAAGGGGATTATAATCAAGAAACAATTTACGGGGATTCCCCGTTTGATATGGCTCAAAGCTTTGCGGGGGCCGGCTCCGAATGGATTCACATGGTCGACCTCGATGGGGCAAAGGACGGAAAACGCGTCAATGACCGTTTTGTGATTGAAGCGGCGGGGAAGCTTAAAGCAAACATTCAAATCGGCGGCGGCATTCGTTCTGAGAAGGATATCCTCCACTATCTAGAAAATGGTGTTGATCGCGTCATTATTGGTAGTATCGCAGTTTCCAATCCTGAATTTGCTATCGAGATGATTAGAAAGTACGGTGCACGAATCGCAGTCGGAATTGATGCGAAAAATGGCTATGTTGCTACCCACGGCTGGCTTGAAACATCTGCCCTTAAGGCGGTAGATCTGGGAAAACGGTTTGCGGATGCCGGAGCTGAAACATTTATTTTTACGGATATTGCAACGGATGGCACCTTAAAAGGGCCGAATATTGCCGCTGTTTGTGATATGGCAGAAGTAACCGGGAAAAACGTCATTGCCTCCGGCGGCGTAAGCAGTCTCGCGGATTTAAAAGCCCTTGCAGCCGAAAAGGGTATAAGCGGGGCCATTGTTGGAAAGGCGCTCTACGAAAATCGTTTTACCTTGCAAGAAGCATTGGAAGAGGGGAAACGCTGA
- the hisH gene encoding imidazole glycerol phosphate synthase subunit HisH, giving the protein MIGIVDYGMGNLFSVSKALERLNADYFISADQTKLLQADALILPGVGSFRDAMERLPAEMIKEFAATGKPLLGICLGMQLLFESSEENGPTKGLGLLPGSVRRFPGRTQQGESYKVPHMGWNKLTFVKQSSLLNNLTEDYVYFVHSYFVDAEHSEEVLLAKTDYHEQVSAVVGKDNIYGMQFHPEKSSRLGMALLNNFLQLVEEGIR; this is encoded by the coding sequence ATGATCGGTATTGTCGATTATGGAATGGGAAATCTTTTCAGCGTGAGTAAGGCACTTGAACGATTAAACGCCGATTATTTCATTTCCGCTGATCAAACGAAATTACTGCAAGCAGATGCATTGATTCTTCCGGGGGTGGGCTCGTTTCGTGATGCAATGGAACGTTTGCCTGCAGAAATGATAAAGGAATTTGCCGCTACAGGGAAACCTCTGCTTGGCATCTGCCTCGGTATGCAGCTGCTGTTTGAATCTAGCGAGGAAAATGGGCCGACCAAAGGGCTGGGGTTGCTGCCAGGAAGTGTCCGCCGTTTTCCGGGCCGCACCCAGCAAGGCGAATCCTACAAGGTCCCGCACATGGGTTGGAACAAGCTAACATTTGTCAAACAGTCGTCCCTATTAAATAACCTTACCGAGGACTACGTCTATTTTGTGCATTCTTATTTTGTAGACGCAGAACACTCCGAAGAGGTACTTCTCGCAAAAACAGATTACCATGAACAGGTTTCAGCTGTAGTGGGCAAAGACAATATATACGGGATGCAATTTCATCCGGAAAAAAGCAGCAGACTTGGAATGGCTTTATTAAACAACTTTTTACAATTGGTTGAGGAAGGGATACGGTAA
- the hisB gene encoding imidazoleglycerol-phosphate dehydratase HisB has translation MERTASIERNTNETKIQLSLAIDGEGQSQLETGVPFLTHMLDLFTKHGQFDLTVDAKGDTEIDDHHTTEDIGICLGHALREALGDKKGIKRYGNAFVPMDEALAQVVVDLSNRPHLEMRAEFPGQKVGNFDTELVHEFLWKLALEARMNLHVIVHYGKNTHHMIEAVFKALGRALDEATTIDPRIKGIPSTKGML, from the coding sequence ATGGAAAGAACCGCAAGTATTGAAAGGAATACAAATGAAACCAAGATCCAACTATCGCTGGCAATCGATGGCGAAGGCCAATCACAGCTTGAAACAGGTGTCCCATTCTTAACCCATATGCTAGATTTATTCACCAAACATGGTCAATTCGACTTAACTGTCGACGCCAAAGGTGATACTGAAATCGATGATCATCACACGACTGAAGATATCGGTATATGCTTAGGGCACGCGCTTCGTGAAGCATTAGGAGACAAAAAAGGTATTAAACGATACGGAAATGCGTTTGTTCCAATGGATGAGGCTTTGGCTCAGGTAGTTGTGGATCTTAGCAACCGCCCGCACCTAGAAATGCGTGCGGAATTCCCGGGACAGAAAGTAGGTAATTTCGATACTGAACTCGTACACGAATTCCTCTGGAAGCTCGCCCTTGAGGCACGGATGAACCTCCATGTCATCGTTCACTATGGAAAAAACACACACCACATGATTGAAGCTGTATTTAAAGCATTAGGACGAGCACTCGATGAAGCCACAACCATCGATCCGCGCATCAAAGGCATTCCATCAACAAAAGGCATGCTCTAG
- the hisD gene encoding histidinol dehydrogenase — translation MKILKVDELASIKRSIEAGTSEQQTIVKKIITEIRQRGDEALREFTETFDRVSLASFSVTEAEIEEAYGEVEEQLVTIIREAAENIRFFHEKQLRPSWMTTEENGTILGQKITPLDSVGVYVPGGTAAYPSSVLMNVIPAKVAGVKRIVMVSPPGSDGKLPAAVLVAAKEAGVEEIYKIGGAQAIAALAYGTESITSVDKITGPGNIFVALAKREVFGDVDIDMIAGPSEIAILADETARADEVAADLLSQAEHDPRACSVLVTPSLGLAEQVSAEVEKQLAMLPRKEIAARSIADYGAIYVTADLDEAVETVNQLAPEHLEIITENAMELLGKIRHAGAIFIGRYSSEPVGDYFAGPNHVLPTNGTARFSSPLNVDDFQKKSSVIVYSERALKENGAKIAAFARQEGLEAHARAVEMRFTNDK, via the coding sequence ATGAAAATACTAAAGGTTGATGAACTTGCTTCAATTAAACGCTCGATTGAAGCGGGTACCTCCGAGCAGCAAACGATTGTAAAAAAAATAATTACTGAAATTCGACAGCGCGGTGATGAGGCATTACGAGAGTTTACAGAGACATTTGACCGGGTCAGCCTTGCCTCTTTTTCCGTTACTGAAGCAGAGATAGAGGAAGCCTACGGCGAAGTGGAAGAGCAATTGGTAACGATTATTCGCGAAGCCGCAGAAAATATCCGCTTTTTCCATGAAAAGCAGCTTCGGCCGTCGTGGATGACGACCGAAGAGAATGGAACGATTCTTGGTCAAAAAATAACCCCGCTGGATTCAGTTGGCGTGTATGTGCCGGGCGGAACGGCTGCCTACCCGTCATCAGTGCTGATGAACGTGATTCCGGCGAAAGTAGCAGGAGTCAAACGGATTGTAATGGTGTCACCGCCTGGCAGTGACGGGAAATTACCGGCAGCGGTGCTCGTTGCAGCCAAGGAAGCCGGCGTGGAGGAAATCTATAAAATTGGCGGAGCCCAGGCAATTGCCGCGCTTGCATACGGAACGGAATCGATCACTTCAGTTGATAAAATAACCGGTCCTGGGAATATCTTTGTCGCTTTGGCGAAACGGGAGGTATTCGGCGATGTCGATATCGATATGATTGCCGGCCCGAGTGAGATTGCCATTTTAGCAGATGAAACAGCACGGGCGGACGAAGTCGCCGCAGACCTGCTATCACAGGCAGAGCACGACCCTCGGGCATGCAGTGTTTTGGTTACCCCGTCACTGGGGTTAGCCGAGCAGGTGTCGGCGGAAGTCGAAAAGCAGCTGGCGATGCTGCCGCGCAAGGAAATTGCCGCTCGTTCGATTGCGGATTACGGGGCCATTTATGTAACAGCTGACCTCGACGAAGCAGTGGAAACGGTGAACCAGTTAGCGCCGGAACATCTTGAAATTATCACAGAAAATGCAATGGAGCTTCTCGGAAAAATTCGCCATGCCGGAGCAATTTTTATCGGCCGTTATAGTTCAGAGCCCGTTGGCGATTATTTTGCCGGCCCGAACCATGTGCTTCCGACGAATGGAACAGCAAGGTTCTCAAGTCCGCTGAATGTTGACGATTTTCAAAAAAAATCAAGCGTGATCGTCTACAGTGAGCGTGCATTAAAGGAAAACGGCGCCAAAATCGCCGCTTTTGCCCGTCAGGAAGGGCTCGAGGCACATGCCCGGGCAGTGGAAATGAGATTTACAAACGATAAGTAG
- the hisG gene encoding ATP phosphoribosyltransferase, with protein MSNILTIAMPKGRIFEEAVELLRKADYKLPPEFDDSRKLIIDVEEEGLRFILSKPMDVATYVEHGVADVGIAGKDVLLEEERDVYELLDLKISHCYLAVAGLPDTKMNEVAPRVATKYPNIAEAYFREQGEQVEIIKLNGSIELAPLIGLSDRIVDIVSTGRTLKENGLVEYERIIDVTSRFIVNRVSYRMKDKQIDEMVTRLSEVV; from the coding sequence ATGAGTAATATCCTAACGATTGCGATGCCGAAGGGGCGAATTTTTGAAGAAGCGGTGGAATTGCTTCGTAAAGCAGACTACAAACTGCCGCCGGAATTTGATGATTCAAGAAAGTTGATCATTGACGTGGAGGAAGAGGGGCTCCGGTTTATTTTATCCAAGCCAATGGACGTGGCTACGTATGTCGAGCATGGTGTGGCGGACGTTGGAATCGCCGGGAAGGACGTGCTGCTCGAGGAAGAGCGCGATGTGTACGAACTCCTTGACCTTAAGATCAGCCATTGTTATTTAGCAGTTGCCGGCCTTCCGGATACAAAAATGAACGAAGTGGCCCCAAGAGTCGCAACGAAATATCCAAATATCGCCGAGGCTTATTTCAGAGAGCAAGGCGAACAGGTGGAAATTATCAAATTAAACGGATCAATCGAACTCGCGCCGTTAATCGGCTTATCGGACCGGATTGTTGACATTGTTTCAACTGGCCGGACATTAAAGGAAAACGGGCTTGTCGAATACGAAAGAATTATAGACGTGACGTCGCGTTTCATTGTGAACCGAGTCAGTTATCGGATGAAGGACAAACAGATTGATGAAATGGTAACCCGGCTTAGTGAAGTAGTTTAG
- a CDS encoding ATP phosphoribosyltransferase regulatory subunit, producing MFEKPLGMRDTLPELYEKKHRVRSVMAETMKLWGYQFIETPALEYYETVGAASAIADQQLFKLLDKEGHTLVLRPDMTSPIARVAASKLLDEDLPVRLAYSANVFRAQQREGGRPAEFEQIGIECLNEDTVSCDGEVIALLISSLQKAGLTEFQVSVGHVGFAQELFMQILGTNGRARALRKFLYEKNYVGYREHVNSLQLSSIDKQRLLQLLQLRGGEEVIGQALDIIENDKGKQAILELKELWEVIKDYGVERFVKFDFTIVSHMSYYSGILFEAYAGKVGFPIGNGGRYSLIEKFGKTANATGFAIRVDMLLEALGDLQVENTTHCIFFSQERRKEAFDLAAEMHEQGKKTVIQDITGVKNLDAFTKRFAETTYLIGGSGDE from the coding sequence ATGTTTGAAAAGCCTTTAGGGATGCGTGACACGCTGCCGGAATTATATGAGAAGAAACATCGCGTTCGTTCTGTCATGGCAGAAACGATGAAGCTTTGGGGCTACCAATTTATCGAAACTCCGGCGCTTGAATACTACGAAACCGTTGGAGCGGCATCAGCCATTGCTGACCAGCAGCTCTTTAAATTGCTTGATAAAGAAGGTCATACACTTGTGCTCAGGCCGGACATGACCTCACCAATCGCCCGTGTAGCAGCATCAAAACTGCTAGACGAGGATCTGCCTGTTAGATTAGCCTACTCCGCCAATGTATTCCGAGCCCAGCAGCGCGAAGGGGGCCGGCCGGCAGAGTTTGAGCAAATCGGTATTGAATGCTTGAATGAAGATACCGTTTCATGCGACGGGGAAGTCATTGCCCTGCTGATTTCCTCTTTACAAAAGGCTGGACTCACAGAATTTCAAGTTTCAGTCGGTCATGTTGGGTTTGCACAAGAGCTATTCATGCAAATCCTCGGGACAAACGGCCGGGCCCGTGCATTAAGGAAATTTTTATATGAAAAAAATTATGTCGGCTACCGCGAGCATGTGAATTCTCTCCAGCTATCATCGATTGATAAGCAAAGATTGTTGCAGCTTCTTCAATTAAGAGGTGGGGAAGAAGTCATCGGCCAGGCACTTGACATTATTGAAAATGATAAAGGCAAGCAAGCCATCCTTGAGCTGAAAGAGCTTTGGGAAGTCATTAAGGACTATGGTGTCGAAAGATTTGTTAAGTTTGATTTTACCATCGTCAGCCATATGAGCTATTATTCCGGTATTTTATTCGAGGCCTATGCCGGGAAGGTCGGCTTTCCAATCGGAAATGGCGGGCGCTATAGTTTAATTGAAAAGTTTGGAAAAACAGCAAATGCTACCGGATTTGCGATTCGAGTGGATATGCTGCTTGAGGCACTGGGAGATTTACAGGTAGAAAATACAACCCATTGCATCTTTTTCAGTCAGGAGCGCCGTAAAGAAGCCTTTGATTTGGCTGCTGAAATGCATGAGCAAGGGAAAAAGACCGTCATTCAAGATATAACCGGGGTCAAAAATCTTGATGCTTTTACGAAAAGATTTGCCGAGACCACCTATTTAATCGGAGGAAGCGGAGATGAGTAA
- a CDS encoding acyltransferase produces MRNTTRYPVTGANSLWHVYKTVPFWKVVKNFIVIQLARYTPFLGMKNWLYRVFLGLKVGEHTSFALMVMLDVMFPEKITVGRNTVIGYNTTILAHEYLIKEYRLGPVSIGSEVMIGANSTILPGVTIGDGAIVSAGTLVHKDVPAGAFVGGNPMRVIYTKEQMAERWADDPIYGVEKEIT; encoded by the coding sequence ATGAGGAATACGACCCGTTACCCGGTCACAGGAGCGAACTCCTTATGGCACGTTTACAAAACCGTGCCGTTTTGGAAAGTAGTGAAAAATTTTATAGTCATCCAGCTCGCCCGTTATACACCCTTTTTGGGAATGAAGAATTGGCTTTACCGTGTGTTTTTAGGACTGAAAGTTGGGGAGCATACCTCATTTGCCTTAATGGTCATGCTCGATGTAATGTTTCCGGAAAAAATCACTGTCGGCCGCAACACGGTCATCGGCTACAATACGACGATTCTTGCCCATGAGTATTTGATTAAAGAATACCGGCTTGGTCCAGTCTCGATTGGCAGCGAAGTCATGATCGGCGCCAACTCAACGATTCTCCCCGGGGTGACAATTGGTGATGGCGCGATTGTCTCGGCCGGGACGCTTGTTCATAAGGATGTTCCAGCTGGGGCGTTCGTCGGCGGAAATCCCATGCGTGTCATCTACACGAAGGAACAAATGGCTGAGCGCTGGGCGGATGATCCGATATATGGCGTAGAAAAAGAAATTACTTGA
- the ppaX gene encoding pyrophosphatase PpaX, with protein sequence MNNKITTILFDLDGTLIDTNELIISTYLHTLEKYYPSKYSREDVLPFMGPTLHEAFSTVDPDRVEEMIVEYRTFNLANHDALVKEFEGVFETIQTLFEKGYKLGIVTTKRHDVALKGLRLTNLDQFFEVVVALDHVTKFKPDPEPIFHALEQIDAAPEETLMVGDNYHDILAGKNAGTKTAGVAWSIKGREYIAKYEPDYILDHMQDLLNILGE encoded by the coding sequence ATGAACAACAAAATTACGACAATACTCTTTGATTTAGATGGGACGTTAATTGATACAAATGAATTAATTATTTCGACTTATTTGCATACACTTGAAAAATATTACCCTAGCAAGTACAGCCGCGAGGATGTTTTGCCGTTTATGGGTCCGACCCTCCATGAAGCCTTTAGTACCGTTGATCCGGATCGTGTGGAGGAGATGATTGTCGAGTACCGCACATTTAATCTCGCTAACCATGATGCACTCGTGAAAGAATTTGAAGGTGTGTTTGAGACAATTCAAACTTTATTCGAAAAAGGCTACAAACTTGGCATTGTCACCACGAAACGTCATGACGTCGCCTTGAAGGGGCTGCGTCTGACAAATCTTGATCAGTTTTTTGAGGTTGTGGTTGCTCTTGATCATGTAACAAAGTTCAAGCCTGATCCGGAGCCAATTTTTCATGCGCTTGAGCAAATAGATGCTGCACCAGAGGAAACGCTCATGGTCGGCGATAATTACCATGATATATTAGCCGGAAAAAATGCCGGCACGAAAACAGCTGGTGTCGCTTGGTCCATCAAAGGCCGAGAGTATATTGCAAAATACGAACCCGATTACATCCTTGACCACATGCAAGACTTATTAAATATCCTCGGAGAGTGA
- a CDS encoding nucleoside recognition domain-containing protein, whose protein sequence is MLVNSIKKGLLVGLKTTWTLGKVIFPVTLIVAVLQYTPVLPWVMKMISPIMELIGLPGDAAIPLVLGNFLNLYAGIGAILTLDFSVKEVFILAVMLSFSHNLFIESSVAMKAGVKLWVVLVTRPGLALLSAIVINLVWHGGGEKAKYGLIQSSSVQPEGVAGIIVEAVQKAGLGIFQLAIIVIPLMVVIQILKDLHWLNKFSKTMTPVTKTLGMKENTSTTMAAGLLFGLAYGAGVMIQAVKEDGVSQKDITLAFIFLMACHAVVEDTLIFVPLGIPVLPLFLIRLGVAIVLTLVVGMIWKRSGLVKRKDATYEQQNYDNTL, encoded by the coding sequence ATGTTAGTAAACTCAATAAAAAAGGGGTTACTTGTCGGTCTAAAGACAACCTGGACATTAGGAAAAGTGATTTTTCCTGTTACCCTGATTGTGGCTGTGCTGCAATATACACCAGTCCTGCCATGGGTGATGAAAATGATTTCCCCGATAATGGAACTGATTGGTCTTCCAGGAGATGCGGCAATACCGCTCGTCCTCGGAAATTTCCTTAACCTTTACGCCGGCATTGGTGCGATTCTCACGCTAGATTTCTCAGTAAAAGAAGTATTTATCTTAGCCGTGATGCTGTCCTTTTCCCATAATTTATTCATCGAATCCTCTGTGGCGATGAAAGCTGGCGTGAAGCTGTGGGTCGTCTTGGTCACAAGGCCGGGGCTGGCACTCCTTTCCGCGATCGTCATTAATCTTGTCTGGCATGGAGGCGGGGAGAAAGCAAAGTATGGCTTGATTCAATCAAGTTCTGTCCAACCAGAGGGAGTCGCCGGCATCATTGTAGAGGCAGTGCAAAAAGCGGGGCTTGGCATCTTTCAGCTCGCCATCATTGTCATCCCGCTTATGGTTGTGATACAAATATTAAAAGATTTACACTGGTTAAACAAATTTTCAAAAACGATGACTCCAGTCACGAAAACGCTTGGGATGAAGGAAAATACCTCGACGACGATGGCTGCTGGTTTATTATTTGGCCTGGCCTATGGTGCAGGTGTCATGATCCAAGCCGTGAAAGAAGATGGGGTCAGCCAAAAGGATATTACCCTGGCGTTTATTTTTCTAATGGCCTGTCATGCGGTGGTTGAAGATACGTTAATTTTTGTGCCGCTTGGCATCCCCGTCCTGCCGCTGTTTTTAATCCGTCTCGGGGTAGCCATTGTGTTAACTTTAGTGGTAGGTATGATTTGGAAACGCTCGGGGCTGGTGAAAAGAAAGGATGCAACCTATGAACAACAAAATTACGACAATACTCTTTGA
- the lgt gene encoding prolipoprotein diacylglyceryl transferase: protein MNETIQPLNPIAFSLGPIDVHWYGIIIGSGLALALFLAIREGNRRGLPKDTFADLMLWAIPIAIISARIYYVIFEWEYYVSHPADIPKIWNGGIAIHGALIGSVITTIIFAKKRGVSFWKIADIAAPSIILGQAIGRWGNFMNQEAHGGEVTRSFLENLHLPDFIINQMYINGTYYHPTFLYESIWDFIGFFLLIFLRRVNFRRGELFLSYVIWYSVGRFFVEGLRTDSLMLGSLRMAQTISIALIVVAAAIIIYRRMKQPSAVRYLDQSN from the coding sequence ATGAACGAAACGATTCAGCCGCTAAACCCAATTGCCTTTTCACTTGGTCCGATTGATGTGCACTGGTATGGGATTATTATCGGCTCAGGTTTAGCGTTGGCGCTGTTTTTGGCCATTAGAGAAGGAAATCGCAGAGGGCTCCCGAAGGATACGTTTGCTGATTTGATGTTATGGGCGATTCCGATTGCGATTATTTCGGCGCGGATTTATTATGTGATTTTTGAATGGGAGTATTATGTCAGTCATCCGGCAGACATACCGAAGATTTGGAACGGCGGGATTGCCATCCACGGGGCATTGATTGGTTCCGTTATAACAACGATTATTTTTGCAAAAAAGCGCGGCGTTTCTTTTTGGAAAATTGCCGACATTGCCGCCCCAAGTATCATTCTGGGTCAGGCGATTGGCCGCTGGGGCAATTTTATGAACCAGGAAGCCCATGGTGGGGAAGTCACGAGGTCGTTCCTCGAAAACTTGCATTTACCGGACTTTATTATCAATCAAATGTATATCAATGGAACCTATTATCATCCAACCTTTTTATATGAATCCATTTGGGATTTTATCGGCTTTTTCCTATTAATTTTCCTTCGCCGCGTGAATTTCCGCCGCGGCGAGCTATTTCTATCCTATGTCATTTGGTATTCTGTCGGCCGCTTTTTCGTTGAAGGACTGCGGACGGATAGTTTAATGCTTGGCAGTCTGAGGATGGCGCAGACTATTTCGATTGCCTTAATTGTTGTGGCAGCGGCGATTATTATCTATCGCCGGATGAAACAGCCCTCAGCAGTGCGCTATTTAGATCAGAGTAATTAA
- the hprK gene encoding HPr(Ser) kinase/phosphatase, protein MSKVRTKDILEKFKLELVSGEEGIDRPITTSDISRPGIEIAGYFEFYPAERIQLLGKTELSFFDELPEGERISRMERLCTDITPAIIVTRDIEVPVELVEAAERESVPVLRTSMKTTRFSSRLTNYLESKLAPTTAVHGVLVDVYGIGVLITGKSGVGKSETALELVKRGHRLVADDCVEIRQEDQDTLVGTSPDLIEHLLEIRGLGIINVMTLFGAGAVRSNKRITLIMDLEIWDSKKQYDRLGLDEEKVKIIDTEVTKLTVPVRPGRNLAVIIEVAAMNFRLKGLGVNAAQQFTERLADVIEDGEREEL, encoded by the coding sequence TTGTCTAAAGTACGTACCAAAGATATATTGGAGAAATTTAAGCTTGAATTGGTCAGTGGTGAGGAGGGAATTGATCGTCCAATCACCACAAGTGATATATCCCGGCCGGGAATTGAAATAGCAGGTTATTTTGAATTTTATCCTGCAGAACGAATCCAGCTGTTGGGAAAAACAGAACTTTCATTTTTCGATGAGCTTCCTGAAGGGGAACGCATTTCACGAATGGAACGGTTATGTACGGATATCACTCCGGCGATTATTGTCACTAGGGATATTGAAGTGCCGGTGGAGTTAGTCGAAGCGGCAGAGCGGGAATCTGTGCCTGTTTTACGGACAAGCATGAAGACGACTCGTTTTTCAAGCCGTCTTACCAATTATTTAGAGAGTAAACTGGCCCCAACAACGGCGGTTCACGGCGTTTTGGTCGATGTGTATGGCATTGGCGTACTCATTACTGGAAAAAGCGGTGTGGGTAAAAGTGAAACGGCGTTGGAACTTGTAAAGCGCGGCCACCGCCTCGTTGCCGATGATTGCGTGGAAATCCGTCAAGAAGACCAAGATACATTAGTTGGAACATCACCGGATTTAATCGAGCATTTATTAGAAATCCGCGGCTTGGGGATTATCAACGTGATGACATTGTTCGGAGCGGGTGCGGTCCGCAGCAATAAGCGGATCACGCTGATAATGGATTTGGAAATCTGGGATTCCAAAAAGCAATATGACCGCCTTGGCCTTGATGAGGAGAAAGTGAAGATCATTGACACGGAGGTCACCAAGCTGACCGTGCCTGTCCGTCCAGGACGAAACCTGGCTGTAATAATCGAAGTAGCAGCGATGAATTTCCGTCTCAAAGGACTGGGTGTGAATGCAGCGCAGCAATTTACCGAGCGGCTTGCTGATGTGATTGAAGATGGAGAACGCGAAGAACTGTAA
- a CDS encoding phage holin family protein has product MRWLIGCLINAVLFMALAGYFHDSFQLTGFWAALQASVLLSILNVLVRPLLILLTLPVTVLTLGLFLFVINAITLELTDYLMGDAFEINGFGMALFFAVLMSLVNIMIQKTILEPSRNKKN; this is encoded by the coding sequence ATGAGATGGCTGATTGGATGTTTGATAAATGCTGTTTTGTTCATGGCACTTGCCGGCTATTTTCACGACAGCTTTCAATTAACAGGATTTTGGGCCGCACTTCAGGCAAGCGTTTTATTATCGATCTTAAATGTACTTGTGCGCCCGCTCCTCATTTTATTAACCCTGCCTGTAACGGTTTTAACATTGGGGCTGTTCTTGTTTGTGATCAACGCGATTACACTTGAATTGACCGATTATTTGATGGGCGATGCCTTTGAAATCAACGGCTTTGGCATGGCACTATTTTTCGCTGTTTTGATGTCACTCGTCAACATCATGATTCAAAAAACGATTCTGGAGCCGTCAAGGAACAAGAAGAATTAA